The following are encoded together in the Tetrapisispora phaffii CBS 4417 chromosome 5, complete genome genome:
- the TPHA0E00700 gene encoding uncharacterized protein (similar to Saccharomyces cerevisiae SCS22 (YBL091C-A) and SCS2 (YER120W); ancestral locus Anc_7.423) — protein MSAVTIQPDVLEFKSPFTVQSTEYASITNNSNETIAFKVKTTAPKFYCVRPNAAVVAPGETVQVQIILLGLSEEPAADFKCRDKFLVITLPAPYDLDGKPVADVWPSLEAEFKQQAVSKKMKVKYVISSEQPTQQQEQEQQQQVQEDEVNQEQIVSEPKEIVAEKKEPVQTKPIEKEIIREAKAEESPMVKVETSEKKATAFSESEDLLNTNTLIIIALIALLLGWFYY, from the coding sequence ATGTCTGCGGTAACTATCCAGCCTGATGTTTTGGAATTCAAATCACCATTCACTGTGCAATCCACAGAATACGCTTCCATCACGAACAATTCTAATGAAACAATTGCTTTCAAAGTGAAGACTACTGCTCCAAAGTTTTATTGTGTTAGACCAAATGCTGCCGTCGTGGCTCCAGGCGAAACCGTTCAAgttcaaattattttattaggTTTATCAGAAGAACCTGCAGCTGACTTCAAATGCCGTGATAAATTCTTAGTTATAACACTACCAGCTCCATACGATTTAGATGGTAAACCTGTCGCTGATGTTTGGCCATCGTTAGAAGCTGAATTCAAGCAACAAGCTGTCTCCAAGAAGATGAAAGTTAAATATGTAATTTCTTCAGAACAACCAACCCAACAGcaagaacaagaacaacaacaacaagtACAAGAAGACGAAGTAAATCAAGAACAAATAGTGAGCGAACCAAAGGAAATAGTGgcagaaaagaaagaaccAGTGCAAACTAaaccaattgaaaaagaaataataagaGAGGCTAAAGCTGAAGAATCTCCAATGGTTAAGGTTGAAACTTCTGAAAAGAAAGCAACTGCTTTTTCTGAAAGtgaagatttattaaatacCAACACATTAATCATAATTGCTTTGATCGCTTTGCTATTGGGGtggttttattattaa
- the RPL32 gene encoding 60S ribosomal protein eL32 (similar to Saccharomyces cerevisiae RPL32 (YBL092W); ancestral locus Anc_7.424) translates to MASSLPHPKIVKKHTKKFKRHHSDRYHRVGESWRKQKVLTLLLEEDSEGNISEPKIGYGSNNKTKFLTPSGHKTLLIANVKDLELLTMHTKSYAAEIAHNVSSKNRVTILSRAKALGVKITNPKGRLALEA, encoded by the coding sequence ATGGCTTCTTCTCTACCACACCCAAAGATTGTTAAGAAACATACTAAGAAGTTCAAGCGTCACCACTCTGACAGATATCACAGAGTCGGTGAAAGCTGGAGAAAGCAAAAGGTATTGACTCTGTTGTTAGAAGAAGATTCAGAGGGTAACATCTCTGAACCAAAGATCGGTTACGGTTCTAACAACAAGACCAAATTCTTAACCCCATCTGGTCACAAGACTTTATTAATTGCTAACGTTAAAGatttagaattattaacCATGCACACCAAGTCCTACGCTGCTGAAATTGCTCACAACGTTTCTTCCAAGAATAGAGTCACCATCTTATCTAGAGCTAAGGCTTTAGGTGTTAAGATCACCAACCCAAAGGGTAGATTAGCTTTGGAAGCTTag